One window of Pseudomonas urmiensis genomic DNA carries:
- a CDS encoding dermonecrotic toxin domain-containing protein, producing the protein MNGIKDKKQRQLQSLDVARSLMQVVGDFLRDYPDPYVLARKHAARIVLKHTGKAIDPRFVWWHRFETSSSSRRSFNGWQHSGPPVKSVTLTELVVERFELRFQDASDELDLYGGFYKQGPQAAHFDERNEVRMLGSAVQQDLWALDFAEVYRAEVAQFWATQTVNVQVLAKINLLGECVKAVRAGRISPADATTLRAMAADGLESSGQLPSLLQLRQDSTSGSLAVSRYALGRGDNACIYSFRADSGRVLLYLPWSTEALRAFDSELAMAGWLRGELKSTHGQQGFLSNLLTNPRDKPLAELVRATLQAIANSRSDQAALALLALQQVQISQDIFVYLAAQARAQMQDSAAIMLDNAGLREAMWSGYLAAFLNVFGGFAPLGWPVTLVLLGAAVAKLGLGLDIALHAPSEEARKAALRDALLDSLFAALNMADLGFQSSYASLAYQAPFHEADASLSQWTVCSTPEAVLAGKESNALSSDQRISSGRLSGLRVTPDGACWIMLRGLSYRVRYSHELSVWLIVPADKPFAFGPLLPVRQNDFGEWELLEPPRLLGGSPPPVTGIPSRTSALWDEYMKTHGVRSKHLSAQARARHKKILLASGIPSLSPEVTLDVDSHGLSCVMLNGKAQYSFRYEGGEFVNFLIEYYTDEESQINQVFREGVHRYDDCASYIDDLADTLESLPKSNAVTLYRGGHGGRGTSGEHFRRGQLSVGDVLVNTDMTSFTENPYLVRQFASSSTAGEASGLDGSFDDTSVVFELPEGRYQSGTPISAFSMYWDEAETLFLPGHYFRIDRLEQVYGDGYRFIHVSLSQIDKPAAGSLYDMRTGELFERAAYTAKVKSSALVERFFPVDTQ; encoded by the coding sequence TTGAACGGGATCAAGGACAAGAAACAGCGTCAACTACAGTCGCTGGATGTGGCGCGGTCGTTGATGCAGGTGGTTGGAGATTTTCTGCGTGACTATCCCGATCCTTATGTATTGGCACGCAAGCATGCTGCACGAATAGTGCTTAAGCACACCGGCAAGGCGATCGACCCGCGCTTCGTCTGGTGGCACCGGTTTGAGACCTCCAGCTCCAGCAGGCGTAGCTTCAACGGCTGGCAGCATAGCGGTCCGCCAGTGAAATCTGTCACCCTCACCGAACTGGTTGTCGAGCGCTTCGAGCTACGTTTTCAAGATGCCAGTGACGAGCTGGACCTCTATGGCGGCTTCTATAAGCAAGGGCCACAGGCTGCTCATTTCGATGAACGCAACGAAGTGCGCATGCTGGGCAGTGCGGTGCAGCAAGATCTGTGGGCATTGGATTTCGCCGAGGTGTACCGCGCAGAGGTCGCCCAGTTCTGGGCAACGCAGACTGTGAATGTACAGGTACTGGCCAAGATCAATCTGCTCGGCGAATGTGTCAAGGCCGTCCGCGCTGGGCGCATCAGTCCGGCGGATGCCACGACTTTGCGTGCCATGGCAGCTGACGGGTTGGAGTCCTCGGGACAACTGCCGAGCCTCTTGCAGTTACGCCAAGACAGCACCAGTGGCTCGCTGGCAGTAAGTCGGTACGCATTGGGGCGTGGGGACAACGCTTGCATCTACAGTTTTCGCGCAGACAGTGGTCGCGTGCTGCTGTATCTCCCCTGGTCGACAGAAGCGCTGCGAGCGTTCGATAGCGAACTGGCCATGGCTGGATGGTTGCGCGGCGAATTGAAAAGCACGCATGGGCAGCAAGGGTTTCTCAGCAATCTGCTGACCAATCCGCGCGACAAGCCGCTTGCCGAGTTGGTCCGAGCAACGCTTCAGGCAATCGCCAACTCCCGTTCCGATCAGGCCGCCCTGGCGTTGCTGGCGCTTCAACAGGTGCAGATCAGCCAAGACATCTTCGTTTACCTGGCTGCACAGGCCCGCGCCCAGATGCAGGACAGTGCAGCGATCATGCTGGATAACGCCGGGCTGCGCGAGGCGATGTGGAGTGGCTATCTTGCCGCGTTCCTGAATGTATTCGGTGGCTTCGCACCCCTGGGGTGGCCGGTGACCCTGGTGTTGCTCGGTGCTGCGGTGGCAAAACTTGGCCTAGGTTTGGACATTGCCTTGCACGCGCCCAGTGAGGAGGCGCGCAAAGCCGCTTTGCGTGACGCGCTGCTCGACAGCCTGTTCGCCGCTTTGAATATGGCTGATCTGGGCTTTCAGTCCAGTTATGCCTCATTGGCCTACCAGGCACCGTTCCACGAGGCGGATGCATCGCTGTCACAGTGGACTGTTTGCTCTACGCCCGAAGCTGTTCTTGCGGGTAAAGAAAGCAATGCGTTGAGCAGCGACCAGCGGATCAGCAGCGGACGCCTGTCGGGGTTGCGGGTCACCCCTGACGGCGCCTGCTGGATTATGTTGCGTGGGTTGTCCTATCGGGTGCGTTATAGCCATGAATTGTCTGTCTGGCTCATCGTCCCAGCGGACAAGCCCTTTGCCTTTGGCCCCTTGCTACCGGTACGCCAGAATGATTTCGGTGAGTGGGAGTTGCTCGAGCCCCCCAGGCTGCTAGGCGGGAGCCCGCCGCCAGTAACGGGTATACCCAGCCGTACGTCAGCGCTGTGGGACGAGTACATGAAGACTCACGGAGTTCGTAGCAAACACTTGTCGGCGCAAGCACGGGCACGTCATAAAAAAATTCTGCTTGCATCGGGCATACCTAGCCTGAGCCCGGAAGTGACGCTGGATGTCGACAGCCACGGATTGTCCTGCGTCATGCTCAATGGCAAAGCGCAGTATTCGTTTCGCTACGAAGGCGGGGAGTTCGTCAACTTCCTGATCGAGTACTACACCGATGAAGAATCGCAGATCAATCAGGTTTTTCGCGAAGGGGTGCATCGCTACGACGACTGCGCAAGCTACATCGACGATCTGGCTGACACCCTCGAATCATTGCCCAAGAGCAATGCGGTGACGCTGTATCGCGGTGGCCATGGCGGGCGTGGTACCAGTGGCGAGCACTTTCGCCGTGGCCAGTTGAGTGTCGGTGATGTATTGGTCAATACCGACATGACGTCCTTTACCGAAAATCCCTACCTGGTGCGCCAGTTTGCCTCGTCAAGCACGGCCGGAGAAGCTAGCGGCCTGGATGGATCGTTCGACGATACCTCGGTGGTATTCGAACTGCCGGAAGGGCGCTATCAGAGCGGTACCCCGATCAGTGCATTTTCCATGTACTGGGATGAGGCAGAAACCTTGTTCTTGCCGGGGCATTACTTTCGTATCGACCGGCTGGAGCAGGTCTACGGTGATGGCTACCGGTTTATTCATGTGTCGCTGAGCCAGATCGACAAGCCAGCCGCCGGATCGCTGTACGACATGCGCACCGGTGAGCTGTTCGAGCGCGCGGCCTACACTGCCAAAGTAAAATCCTCGGCATTGGTCGAGCGTTTTTTCCCTGTCGATACCCAGTAA
- a CDS encoding AI-2E family transporter, whose protein sequence is MTDPRRWVWLGVALLIAVLLYSLHNILSPFLVGILLAYLADPLVDRLERLGLSRTWGVVVVFSLFTLIFMAMLLVLIPMLAKQLVRLYELTPQMLDWLQHVALPWVQSRLGLADGFWKFDKIKAAVGAHMGQTTDIVGMLLSQATASSLALMAWLANLVLIPVVGFYLLRDWDVMMAKLRGLLPRQRESQVMGLAGECHEVLGAFVRGQLLVMLALGVIYSSGLMLVGLELGLLIGLLAGLAAIVPYMGFIIGIGAALIAGLFQFGGDPYPLLGIVAVFMIGQVLEGMVLTPMLVGDRIGLHPVAVIFAILAGGELFGFTGVLLALPVAAVIMVLLRHVHDLYKESDMYGGEVDPDL, encoded by the coding sequence ATGACTGACCCGCGTCGCTGGGTATGGCTGGGCGTGGCCCTGCTGATCGCCGTGCTGCTATATAGCCTGCACAACATTCTTTCTCCGTTTCTGGTTGGCATTCTCCTGGCGTATCTGGCCGACCCGCTGGTCGATCGCCTGGAGCGCCTGGGCCTGTCACGCACCTGGGGCGTGGTGGTGGTGTTCAGCCTGTTCACCTTGATCTTCATGGCCATGTTGCTGGTGCTGATCCCGATGTTGGCCAAGCAGTTGGTGCGCCTGTACGAACTGACGCCGCAAATGCTCGACTGGCTGCAGCATGTAGCGCTGCCTTGGGTGCAGAGCCGCCTGGGCCTGGCCGACGGCTTCTGGAAGTTCGACAAGATCAAGGCTGCGGTCGGCGCGCACATGGGCCAGACAACCGACATCGTCGGCATGCTGCTGTCGCAGGCCACCGCCTCGAGTCTGGCGCTGATGGCGTGGCTGGCCAACCTGGTGCTGATCCCGGTGGTGGGCTTCTACTTGCTGCGCGACTGGGACGTGATGATGGCCAAGCTGCGCGGTTTGCTGCCACGCCAGCGTGAGTCGCAGGTGATGGGCCTGGCGGGCGAATGCCATGAGGTACTCGGCGCCTTCGTGCGTGGTCAGTTGCTGGTGATGCTGGCGCTGGGCGTGATCTATTCCAGCGGCTTGATGCTGGTAGGCCTGGAACTGGGGCTGTTGATCGGTCTGTTGGCCGGGCTTGCGGCGATCGTGCCGTACATGGGCTTCATCATTGGCATCGGCGCCGCTTTGATTGCCGGGTTGTTCCAGTTTGGCGGCGATCCGTATCCGCTGCTGGGCATCGTCGCGGTGTTCATGATCGGCCAGGTGCTCGAAGGCATGGTGCTGACGCCGATGCTGGTGGGCGATCGCATTGGCCTGCATCCGGTGGCGGTGATCTTCGCGATCCTGGCCGGGGGCGAGCTGTTTGGCTTTACCGGGGTGCTGCTGGCCTTGCCCGTGGCGGCAGTGATCATGGTGCTGCTGCGTCATGTGCATGACCTGTACAAGGAGTCGGACATGTACGGCGGCGAGGTCGATCCGGACCTGTGA
- a CDS encoding C40 family peptidase: MVMMARFALLSLVALLAACSSRAPAPAPVVKPQTTFNQHVSASPVAEDVLFRAIGLVGTPYRWGGNTPDSGFDCSGLIGYVYRDAAGISLPRSTREMIVMRAPTVEQRALQSGDLVFFATNGGSQVSHAGIYVGEGRFVHAPSTGGTVRLDYLSNSYWAKAYLQAKRIIPPGHLAHNP; encoded by the coding sequence ATGGTGATGATGGCGCGCTTCGCATTACTTTCCCTGGTGGCCTTGCTGGCTGCCTGCTCCAGCCGTGCGCCTGCACCGGCGCCGGTGGTCAAGCCACAAACTACCTTCAATCAACACGTTAGCGCCTCGCCGGTGGCGGAAGATGTGCTGTTTCGGGCAATTGGCTTGGTCGGTACGCCCTATCGTTGGGGCGGTAATACGCCCGATTCAGGGTTCGATTGCAGTGGCTTGATTGGCTATGTGTACCGCGATGCTGCGGGGATCAGTTTGCCGCGTTCGACGCGGGAGATGATCGTCATGCGCGCCCCAACTGTGGAGCAGCGGGCGCTGCAGTCGGGGGATTTGGTGTTCTTTGCGACGAACGGTGGGTCGCAGGTTAGCCATGCCGGAATTTACGTGGGGGAGGGGCGCTTTGTTCATGCGCCTTCCACAGGTGGGACGGTGCGTCTGGATTATCTGTCCAATAGCTACTGGGCCAAGGCTTATTTGCAGGCCAAGCGGATCATCCCGCCGGGGCATTTGGCGCACAATCCCTGA
- a CDS encoding C40 family peptidase, with product MLKRFAPLVPLALVTLLFGCAAHGPVSQPQDQHQVAAHSAVMAKASASSVFAEEPVATEEDLDAFSSTSKPYQLPVLADSILERGMSLIGTRYRFGGTSEKSGFDCSGFIGYLFREEAGMTLPRSTREMINVDAPKVARNKLKPGDLLFFSTNGRGRVSHAGIYLGDNQFIHSSSRRSGGVRIDNLGDRYWSKTFIEAKRALAMAPTTISRN from the coding sequence ATGCTCAAGCGCTTCGCACCCCTCGTGCCACTCGCACTCGTGACCCTGCTTTTTGGCTGCGCGGCTCATGGCCCGGTTTCCCAGCCTCAGGATCAACATCAGGTCGCCGCCCATTCGGCAGTCATGGCCAAAGCTTCGGCCTCTTCGGTTTTCGCTGAAGAGCCAGTGGCCACTGAAGAAGACCTCGACGCCTTTTCCAGCACCAGCAAGCCGTACCAGTTGCCAGTCCTTGCCGACAGCATCCTGGAGCGTGGCATGTCGCTGATCGGCACTCGCTATCGCTTTGGCGGTACCTCGGAGAAATCCGGTTTCGACTGCAGCGGTTTCATCGGTTATCTGTTCCGTGAGGAAGCCGGCATGACCCTGCCGCGCTCGACCCGCGAGATGATCAACGTCGATGCGCCCAAGGTTGCCCGGAACAAACTCAAGCCAGGTGATCTGCTGTTCTTCAGCACCAATGGCCGTGGCCGCGTCAGCCATGCTGGCATCTACCTGGGTGACAATCAGTTCATCCACTCCAGCAGCCGCCGCAGCGGTGGTGTGCGCATCGACAACCTCGGTGACCGCTACTGGAGCAAGACCTTCATCGAGGCCAAGCGCGCCCTGGCCATGGCGCCGACCACGATCTCGCGCAACTGA
- a CDS encoding tartrate dehydrogenase — MSNYKIAAIPGDGIGVEVIAAGVEVLKALAAKRGTFGLDFEHFDWGSERYLREGQYIPEGGLEALKSFDAIFFGAVGSLEVADHVSLWGLRLPICQGFDQYANVRPARVLPGVTSPLAKGKAIDWVIVRENSEGEYSGSGGRVHQGLPIEVATEVSTFTRVGVERIHRFAFELARSRPAKHLTLVTKSNAQRHGMVLWDEVFAEVAQDYPDVRTTRELVDAVTTTMVLKPEQLDVVVATNLHADILSDLAAALSGSLGIAPTANLNPSRDFPSMFEPIHGSAFDITGKGVANPIATFWTAVMMLEHLGETAAAAELMSAIEAVTESGLHTPDLGGKATTREVTDAVLALIRR; from the coding sequence ATGAGCAACTACAAGATCGCAGCAATCCCAGGTGACGGCATCGGCGTGGAAGTGATCGCCGCAGGCGTTGAAGTACTCAAGGCGCTGGCGGCCAAGCGCGGCACCTTTGGCCTGGACTTCGAGCATTTCGACTGGGGCTCGGAGCGCTATCTGCGCGAAGGCCAGTACATTCCCGAAGGTGGCCTTGAGGCATTGAAGTCATTCGATGCGATCTTCTTCGGCGCCGTCGGCAGCCTGGAGGTAGCCGACCATGTCTCGCTGTGGGGCCTGCGTCTGCCGATCTGCCAGGGCTTCGATCAATATGCCAACGTGCGCCCGGCGCGGGTCTTGCCGGGGGTGACCAGCCCGCTGGCCAAGGGCAAGGCGATCGACTGGGTGATCGTGCGGGAGAACTCAGAAGGTGAGTACTCCGGCAGTGGCGGACGGGTGCATCAGGGCCTGCCGATCGAGGTCGCCACCGAGGTATCGACCTTCACCCGCGTCGGTGTCGAGCGGATTCACCGTTTTGCCTTCGAGCTGGCCCGCAGCCGCCCGGCCAAGCACCTGACCCTGGTGACCAAATCCAATGCCCAGCGCCATGGCATGGTGCTGTGGGATGAGGTGTTCGCCGAAGTCGCTCAAGATTATCCGGACGTGCGCACCACCCGTGAGCTGGTCGATGCGGTGACCACCACCATGGTGCTCAAGCCTGAGCAACTGGACGTGGTGGTGGCCACCAACCTGCATGCCGACATCCTCTCCGACCTGGCCGCCGCGCTGTCCGGCAGCCTGGGTATCGCGCCAACCGCCAACCTCAATCCAAGCCGCGATTTCCCCTCGATGTTCGAGCCGATCCACGGTTCGGCCTTCGATATCACCGGCAAAGGCGTGGCCAACCCCATCGCCACCTTCTGGACGGCGGTGATGATGCTCGAGCACCTGGGCGAAACGGCGGCGGCGGCTGAATTGATGTCTGCCATCGAAGCGGTGACCGAGAGCGGCCTGCACACCCCGGACCTGGGCGGCAAGGCCACTACCCGTGAGGTCACCGATGCGGTGCTGGCGCTGATCCGCCGCTGA
- a CDS encoding dicarboxylate/amino acid:cation symporter: MKRMLSKLYVQVLLAVIIGAIVGVLWPQTGEALKPIGDAFIKLIKMLLAPVIFLTVVTGIARMENMKELGRVGFRALIYFEVVSTLALVIGLVVVQVFQPGAGMNIDPASLDSGSIASYTAAAKHSSFLDFVLGIIPDTVVDAFAKGNILQILLFSILLGVALAKAGPKAQLFVDNLDSLMRGMFVVVNMVMRLAPIGAFGAIAFTIGKYGFESLFSLGKLMACVYLTCFAFVVVILGPICRWAGFSLWKFLRFIKEELFTVLGTSSSESVLPQMIAKMEKAGVSKPVAGMIIPSGLTFNPDGQAIYYTIAAIFIAQATNTPLSFSDQLIVLAVLMFTSKGSAGVTGSGFIILAATLASLGTIPVAGMVLLLGVDRFMSEARAITNTIGNGVGTLAIAKWVGALDKDKLREAMEGEVSVKQQESAAGTVLLPERSV; encoded by the coding sequence ATGAAACGCATGCTCAGCAAGCTGTACGTGCAAGTCCTGCTCGCCGTCATCATCGGTGCCATCGTCGGCGTGCTCTGGCCGCAGACCGGCGAGGCGCTCAAGCCGATTGGCGATGCCTTCATCAAACTGATCAAGATGCTCCTGGCACCGGTGATCTTCCTCACCGTGGTCACCGGCATCGCCCGCATGGAAAACATGAAAGAGCTGGGGCGGGTGGGCTTTCGCGCGCTGATCTACTTCGAGGTGGTGTCGACCCTGGCGCTGGTGATCGGCCTGGTGGTAGTACAGGTGTTCCAGCCGGGCGCAGGCATGAACATCGACCCGGCGAGCCTGGATAGCGGTAGCATCGCCAGCTACACCGCCGCTGCCAAGCACAGCTCGTTCCTCGACTTTGTTCTGGGGATCATCCCCGACACCGTGGTCGATGCCTTTGCCAAGGGCAATATCCTGCAGATCCTGTTGTTCTCCATTCTGCTTGGGGTGGCCCTGGCCAAGGCCGGTCCGAAGGCGCAGCTGTTCGTCGACAACCTCGACAGCTTGATGCGCGGCATGTTCGTGGTGGTCAACATGGTCATGCGCCTGGCCCCGATCGGGGCATTCGGCGCGATTGCCTTCACCATCGGCAAGTACGGTTTCGAGTCGCTGTTCTCGCTGGGCAAGCTGATGGCCTGCGTGTACCTGACCTGCTTTGCCTTCGTGGTGGTGATCCTCGGGCCGATCTGCCGCTGGGCTGGCTTCAGCTTGTGGAAGTTCCTGCGCTTCATCAAAGAGGAGCTGTTCACCGTGCTCGGCACCAGCTCGTCTGAATCGGTACTGCCGCAGATGATCGCCAAGATGGAAAAGGCCGGAGTGTCCAAGCCGGTGGCAGGGATGATCATTCCCTCGGGGCTGACCTTCAACCCCGACGGCCAGGCGATCTACTACACCATCGCGGCGATTTTCATTGCCCAGGCGACCAACACGCCGCTGAGCTTCAGCGATCAGCTGATCGTGCTGGCGGTGTTGATGTTTACCTCCAAGGGCTCGGCTGGGGTGACGGGGTCGGGGTTCATTATCCTCGCAGCGACCCTGGCTTCGCTGGGCACGATCCCGGTGGCTGGGATGGTCTTGCTGTTGGGCGTGGACCGGTTCATGTCCGAGGCGCGGGCGATTACCAATACCATTGGCAACGGGGTCGGGACGCTGGCGATTGCCAAGTGGGTAGGTGCGCTGGATAAGGACAAGTTGCGCGAGGCGATGGAGGGGGAGGTGTCGGTGAAGCAGCAGGAGTCTGCTGCTGGCACCGTTCTTTTGCCTGAGCGATCGGTGTAA
- a CDS encoding LysR family transcriptional regulator: protein MNPTQDLGFFHLLAKQGSLAATARELGVTPPAVSKRLSVLEARLGVRLVNRTTRSMSLTAEGELYFAHAARILVQVDEVEQLLGRHRAEPKGLIRVNASLGFGRRYIGPALADFYARYPDIEVQLEISDHPLDLASHGFDLGIRFGTLPDASFHARKIASNRRLLCASPLYLDKYGTPSKLADLAQHNCIFLRQNESPYGVWSFTSGGRTQTIKVQGALSCNDGEVALNWALQGHGILLRAEWDIARYVRSGRLRLLLEDQTPSRADVYAVYPQQLHLSTRVRRLIDFLIERFERIDHLDLEDVQ from the coding sequence ATGAATCCAACACAGGACCTGGGCTTTTTTCACCTGCTGGCCAAGCAAGGCAGCCTGGCCGCAACTGCACGTGAGCTGGGGGTTACGCCCCCGGCGGTGAGCAAGCGCTTGAGCGTCTTGGAGGCGCGCCTGGGGGTGCGCTTGGTCAATCGCACCACCCGCTCGATGAGTCTGACTGCTGAAGGCGAGTTGTACTTTGCCCATGCGGCGCGGATCCTGGTGCAGGTCGATGAGGTCGAGCAGTTGCTCGGCCGTCATCGCGCCGAGCCCAAGGGGCTGATCCGGGTCAATGCCTCGCTGGGCTTCGGTCGGCGCTACATCGGCCCGGCGCTCGCCGACTTCTACGCGCGCTATCCAGATATCGAAGTGCAGCTGGAAATCAGTGATCATCCGCTGGACCTGGCCAGCCATGGCTTCGACCTGGGCATCCGCTTCGGCACCCTGCCCGACGCCTCGTTCCATGCACGCAAGATCGCCTCCAATCGGCGCCTGCTGTGCGCCTCACCGCTGTATCTGGACAAATACGGCACGCCGTCGAAACTGGCCGACCTGGCCCAACACAACTGCATTTTCCTGCGCCAGAACGAGTCGCCCTATGGCGTATGGAGCTTCACCAGCGGCGGGCGCACGCAGACCATCAAGGTGCAAGGCGCCCTGAGCTGCAACGATGGTGAAGTGGCACTGAATTGGGCGTTGCAAGGGCATGGCATCCTGCTGCGCGCCGAGTGGGACATCGCCCGCTACGTGCGTAGCGGGCGCTTGCGTTTGCTGCTCGAAGACCAGACACCTAGCCGCGCCGACGTCTATGCGGTGTACCCGCAGCAGTTACATCTATCGACGCGGGTGCGGCGTCTGATCGACTTTTTGATCGAACGTTTTGAGCGCATCGATCATCTGGATCTGGAGGATGTCCAGTGA
- a CDS encoding DUF2066 domain-containing protein, with amino-acid sequence MRFLNYLAAGCLALVGTAAQAEAVSGLYQVREPLQGQGSEARTQATRQALDTLVLRLTGDPKAPQSPALAALRSDPQQIINQVGSDAGPPESVLVEFDPGSTERALRKAGLALWGSNRPAILGWWLNDSVDGSSLVGDGQSAAEPLRRAAQHRGLPLRLPLADLQEQLVATPKQLEGKDPAPLREASERYGADALLAVHAHEADGKWQGKWQLWLGDQREQGDAEGADQAALADAVMLAVSNRLAPRYVTRPGASSELQVQVQGMNLQRYAELSRVLEPYGPRLQMADGATLTYAVTGNREQLRAQLGLAKLQELPAEQPASPANPPAPAAQPAAVQAAAPKPFDGLRFAW; translated from the coding sequence ATGCGTTTTCTCAACTACCTGGCCGCCGGTTGCCTGGCCCTGGTCGGCACTGCCGCCCAGGCCGAGGCGGTATCCGGGCTGTATCAAGTTCGCGAACCGCTGCAAGGGCAGGGCAGCGAAGCGCGTACCCAGGCCACCCGCCAAGCCCTGGATACCTTGGTACTGCGCTTGACCGGCGACCCCAAGGCGCCGCAGAGCCCGGCCCTGGCCGCGCTGCGCAGCGATCCGCAGCAGATCATCAATCAGGTCGGTAGCGATGCTGGCCCGCCGGAAAGCGTGCTGGTGGAGTTCGACCCCGGCAGCACCGAGCGCGCCCTGCGCAAGGCCGGCCTGGCCCTGTGGGGCAGCAACCGGCCAGCGATTCTCGGTTGGTGGTTGAATGACAGTGTCGATGGCAGCAGCCTGGTCGGCGATGGTCAGAGCGCTGCCGAACCGCTGCGCCGCGCCGCCCAGCATCGTGGCCTGCCGCTGCGCCTGCCGTTGGCTGATCTGCAGGAACAACTGGTCGCCACCCCCAAGCAGCTGGAAGGCAAGGACCCGGCGCCGCTGCGCGAGGCCTCCGAGCGCTATGGCGCCGATGCCTTGCTGGCGGTGCACGCCCATGAAGCCGACGGCAAGTGGCAGGGTAAATGGCAGCTGTGGCTGGGGGATCAGCGCGAACAAGGCGATGCCGAAGGCGCTGACCAGGCCGCGTTGGCCGATGCGGTCATGCTCGCAGTCAGCAACCGCCTGGCACCGCGCTATGTCACCCGCCCGGGAGCCAGCAGTGAGCTGCAAGTGCAAGTGCAGGGCATGAACCTGCAGCGCTACGCTGAGCTCAGCCGTGTGCTCGAACCCTATGGCCCGCGCTTGCAGATGGCCGATGGCGCCACGCTGACCTATGCCGTCACCGGCAATCGCGAACAGCTGCGCGCCCAATTGGGCCTGGCCAAGCTTCAGGAACTGCCAGCCGAACAACCGGCCAGCCCGGCTAATCCGCCGGCGCCCGCAGCCCAGCCTGCGGCGGTTCAGGCCGCTGCGCCCAAGCCGTTCGACGGCCTGCGTTTTGCCTGGTAA
- the hda gene encoding DnaA regulatory inactivator Hda — MKPIQLPLGVRLRDDATFINYYPGANAAALGYVERLCEADAGWTESLIYLWGKQGVGRTHLLQAATHRFQQRGEPAVYLPLAQLLERGVELLDHLEQYELVCIDDLHVIAGKADWEEAMFHLFNRLRDSGRRLLLAASSSPRELPIKLPDLKSRLTLALIFQMRGLSDEDKLRALQLRASRRGLHLTDEVGHFILTRGARSMSALFDLLERLDQASLQAQRKLTIPFLKETLGW; from the coding sequence ATGAAACCGATCCAGTTGCCCCTGGGTGTGCGTCTGCGCGATGACGCTACCTTCATCAACTACTATCCGGGCGCCAATGCCGCGGCATTAGGCTACGTCGAGCGGCTATGTGAAGCCGACGCCGGCTGGACCGAGAGCCTCATTTATTTATGGGGCAAACAGGGTGTGGGCCGAACTCACCTGTTGCAGGCCGCCACCCACCGTTTCCAGCAACGCGGCGAACCTGCCGTGTACCTGCCGCTGGCCCAATTGCTGGAGCGCGGCGTAGAGCTGCTCGACCACCTCGAACAATACGAGCTGGTGTGCATCGACGACTTGCATGTGATCGCCGGCAAAGCCGATTGGGAAGAGGCCATGTTCCACCTCTTCAACCGCCTGCGCGACAGCGGCCGGCGCCTGCTCTTGGCGGCCTCCAGCTCGCCGCGTGAGCTGCCGATCAAACTGCCTGACCTCAAGTCGCGCCTGACCTTGGCGCTGATCTTCCAGATGCGCGGTCTGTCCGACGAAGACAAGCTGCGCGCCTTGCAACTGCGGGCTTCGCGCCGTGGCCTGCACCTGACCGATGAGGTCGGCCATTTCATCCTCACCCGTGGCGCGCGCAGCATGAGTGCGCTGTTCGATCTGCTCGAACGCCTCGATCAGGCCTCGCTGCAGGCCCAGCGCAAACTGACCATCCCGTTCCTCAAGGAAACCCTCGGCTGGTAA